Proteins from a single region of Labedella gwakjiensis:
- a CDS encoding FAD-dependent oxidoreductase produces MRIVVVGAGAWGLPAAAELQARGHEVVLVDRYGVGNALSSSSGPTRLWRFADPDPVKVRLARRGLEAMERLTARSGTPAFIRRGLLWRDDAGLDRLVGTLDAEGVEYTSVDAEDVGRFFPGLRSDGRDAVWAPDGGSVLAADSLAAQARLFAADGGHTEFGRTVTRVERTGAGPRIHLSDGAMLDADVVVLAAGPGSSPLLAGLDIDVPLLPVLEQVVHVGDPAAPHLTDDFPGFIDAPSGDEFGIYAMPTPGVGYKIGIDDAIRDWAEDDHDRTPSVERTRETVERVRRDMPGIAPHALDAAVCSWTASPDGRFVVDRLDGGVVIACGDSGAGFKFSAVMGLILADLAEGTPADPDVASLSLARFDGAPPRAVPRSLFDL; encoded by the coding sequence ATGAGGATCGTCGTCGTCGGTGCGGGAGCGTGGGGGCTGCCCGCTGCAGCCGAGTTGCAGGCTCGCGGGCACGAAGTCGTGCTCGTCGACCGCTACGGGGTGGGGAACGCGCTGTCGTCCTCGTCCGGCCCGACCCGGTTATGGCGATTCGCCGATCCTGACCCCGTGAAGGTGCGGCTCGCGCGGCGCGGGCTCGAGGCCATGGAGCGGCTTACGGCCCGCTCGGGCACACCCGCCTTCATCCGCCGCGGACTCCTCTGGCGCGACGACGCGGGGCTCGATCGGCTCGTCGGCACATTGGATGCGGAGGGTGTCGAATACACCTCCGTGGACGCGGAGGACGTCGGGCGTTTCTTCCCCGGGCTCCGCTCCGACGGACGCGACGCGGTGTGGGCGCCGGACGGCGGCTCCGTGCTCGCCGCGGACTCTCTCGCCGCTCAGGCGCGCCTCTTCGCCGCGGACGGCGGTCACACGGAGTTCGGGCGAACGGTCACCCGTGTCGAGCGGACGGGCGCCGGCCCTCGCATCCATCTGTCCGACGGCGCGATGCTCGACGCGGACGTCGTCGTGCTCGCGGCCGGTCCCGGTTCGTCACCGCTCCTCGCGGGGCTCGACATCGACGTGCCCCTCCTGCCGGTGCTCGAACAGGTCGTGCACGTGGGCGACCCCGCTGCACCGCATCTCACCGACGACTTCCCCGGCTTCATCGACGCACCGTCCGGCGACGAGTTCGGCATTTACGCGATGCCGACGCCCGGCGTCGGCTACAAGATCGGCATCGATGACGCGATCCGCGACTGGGCGGAGGACGACCACGACCGCACGCCGAGTGTCGAGCGCACGCGCGAGACGGTGGAACGCGTCCGCCGGGACATGCCGGGCATCGCCCCCCACGCCCTCGACGCCGCGGTGTGCTCGTGGACGGCGTCGCCCGACGGGCGCTTCGTCGTCGATCGTCTCGATGGCGGCGTGGTGATCGCGTGCGGCGATTCCGGGGCTGGCTTCAAGTTCTCCGCCGTAATGGGGCTGATCCTGGCCGACCTCGCGGAGGGTACCCCCGCGGACCCCGACGTCGCGAGCCTGAGCCTCGCCCGCTTCGACGGCGCACCCCCGCGCGCCGTCCCCCGGAGCCTCTTCGACCTCTGA
- a CDS encoding 2'-5' RNA ligase family protein, which translates to MRSIELTLDDATDAAVRAEWRTLADHELPSLASHTAASNAPHVTLVAGERLDRAQIPTDAFDRLPLPLHFGAVAVFPAARDRFVLIRTVVVTTELLALHTHVVGASTDPVPTSLPGAWTPHVTLARRLTADQVALALPLLPPLSDGTLTAARFWDGTTKTLTPLPH; encoded by the coding sequence ATGCGGAGCATCGAACTCACTCTCGACGACGCCACGGATGCGGCGGTCCGCGCGGAATGGCGTACCCTCGCCGATCATGAGCTGCCGAGCCTCGCATCGCACACCGCCGCGAGCAATGCGCCGCACGTCACCCTCGTGGCGGGCGAGCGCCTCGACCGGGCTCAGATCCCGACGGACGCGTTCGACAGGCTCCCCCTGCCGCTGCACTTCGGCGCCGTCGCGGTGTTCCCTGCGGCGCGCGACCGCTTCGTCCTGATCCGCACCGTCGTCGTCACGACCGAGCTGCTCGCGCTCCACACCCACGTCGTCGGAGCGTCCACCGACCCCGTGCCGACGAGCCTTCCCGGCGCGTGGACGCCGCACGTCACGCTCGCCCGCCGCCTCACCGCCGACCAGGTCGCGCTCGCCCTCCCCCTCCTCCCCCCACTCTCGGACGGCACGCTCACGGCGGCCCGCTTCTGGGACGGCACCACCAAGACCCTCACCCCCCTCCCCCATTAA
- a CDS encoding ATP-dependent Clp protease ATP-binding subunit codes for MQPGQQPPQEDQKSALEQYGVNLTEVARNGTLDPVIGRDAEIRRVSQVLTRRTKNNPVLIGEPGVGKTAVVEGLAQRIVAGDVAESLKGKEIVALDMAALVAGAMYRGQFEERLKSVLKEINEAEGRIITFVDELHILMGAGGGEGSVAASNMLKPMLARGELRLIGATTLDEYREYVEKDAAMERRFQQVFVGEPSVEDSIAILRGLKERYEAHHKVAIADSALVAAAALSNRYIPARQLPDKAIDLIDEAASRLRMEIDSAPVEIDQLRRSVDRLKLEELALKREKDDASRDRLAKLREDLKAREAELAGLQARWEQERASLNRLGDLKTRLDEAKMRLDRAMRDGDYQKASRIEYEEVRPTQAAIVEAERAEQEPQGDRMVGDQVTEADIAEVVAAWTGIPVGRLLQGETDKLLHLEAELGKRLIGQKRAVRSVADAVRRSRAGISDPNRPTGSFLFLGPTGVGKTELAKALAEQLFDDEKAMIRIDMSEYGEKHSVSRLVGSPPGYVGYEQGGQLTEAVRRRPYSVVLFDEVEKAHPEVFDILLQVLDDGRLTDGQGRTVDFRNTILILTSNLGSHVLVDPSIPDEQKEATVQALVRQSFKPEFVNRLDDIVVFQTLSEEELGQIVELYIDRMQRRLAERRLELAVTPDARAWLAERGYDPIYGARPLRRLMQSQIDDKLAIAILDGSIRDGDTVRVDLDGTTDALTVQPLVPHAV; via the coding sequence ATGCAACCGGGTCAGCAGCCTCCCCAGGAGGACCAGAAGAGCGCCCTCGAACAGTACGGCGTGAATCTCACCGAGGTCGCCCGCAACGGCACGCTCGACCCCGTCATCGGCCGTGACGCGGAGATCCGCCGTGTCAGCCAGGTGCTCACGCGACGCACGAAGAACAACCCCGTGCTCATCGGTGAGCCCGGCGTGGGAAAGACCGCGGTCGTCGAGGGTCTCGCGCAGCGCATCGTCGCCGGAGACGTCGCCGAGTCGCTCAAGGGCAAGGAGATCGTCGCCCTCGACATGGCGGCCCTCGTGGCCGGAGCGATGTACCGCGGCCAGTTCGAGGAGCGGCTGAAGTCCGTGCTCAAGGAGATCAACGAGGCGGAGGGACGCATCATCACCTTCGTCGACGAGCTCCACATCCTCATGGGGGCGGGCGGCGGTGAAGGGTCTGTCGCCGCCTCGAACATGCTGAAGCCCATGCTCGCCCGCGGTGAGCTGCGGCTCATCGGCGCCACGACTCTCGACGAGTACCGCGAGTACGTGGAGAAGGACGCCGCCATGGAGCGGCGGTTCCAGCAGGTCTTCGTGGGGGAGCCGAGCGTCGAGGACAGCATCGCCATCCTACGCGGACTGAAGGAGCGCTACGAGGCGCACCATAAGGTCGCGATCGCGGACTCCGCGCTCGTGGCCGCCGCCGCGCTCTCGAACCGCTACATCCCCGCGCGTCAGCTTCCCGATAAGGCCATCGACCTCATCGACGAGGCCGCGTCGAGGCTCCGGATGGAGATCGACTCGGCCCCCGTCGAGATCGACCAGCTGCGACGCAGCGTCGATCGTCTGAAGCTCGAGGAGCTCGCGCTCAAGCGGGAGAAGGACGACGCGTCGCGCGATCGGCTCGCCAAGCTGCGCGAGGACTTGAAGGCGCGCGAGGCGGAACTCGCCGGGCTGCAGGCGCGCTGGGAGCAGGAGCGGGCGTCCCTCAACCGTCTCGGCGACCTCAAGACGCGGCTCGACGAGGCGAAGATGCGGCTCGACCGCGCCATGCGCGACGGCGACTACCAGAAGGCCTCCCGCATCGAGTACGAGGAGGTCCGCCCCACGCAGGCGGCGATCGTCGAGGCCGAGCGCGCAGAGCAGGAGCCGCAGGGCGACCGCATGGTGGGCGACCAGGTGACCGAGGCGGACATCGCCGAGGTCGTCGCGGCGTGGACGGGCATCCCCGTCGGGCGTCTCCTGCAGGGTGAGACCGACAAGCTCCTGCACCTCGAGGCGGAGCTCGGCAAGCGGCTCATCGGTCAGAAGCGCGCCGTGCGTTCCGTCGCCGACGCCGTGCGGCGCTCGAGGGCCGGCATCTCCGACCCCAACAGACCGACCGGGTCGTTCCTCTTCCTCGGTCCGACGGGCGTCGGCAAGACGGAGCTCGCGAAGGCACTCGCGGAGCAGCTCTTCGACGATGAGAAGGCGATGATCCGCATCGACATGTCGGAGTACGGGGAGAAGCACTCCGTGTCGCGGCTCGTCGGGTCGCCCCCCGGCTACGTCGGGTACGAGCAGGGCGGTCAGCTGACCGAGGCTGTGCGCCGCCGGCCCTACTCCGTCGTGCTGTTCGATGAGGTGGAGAAGGCCCACCCCGAGGTGTTCGACATCCTCCTGCAGGTGCTCGACGACGGTCGGCTCACCGACGGTCAAGGGCGCACGGTGGACTTCCGCAACACGATCCTCATCCTCACGTCGAACCTCGGCTCGCACGTGCTCGTGGACCCGTCGATCCCGGACGAGCAGAAGGAGGCCACGGTGCAGGCCCTCGTCCGCCAGTCGTTCAAGCCGGAGTTCGTGAACCGCCTCGACGACATCGTGGTGTTCCAGACGCTCTCCGAGGAAGAGCTCGGACAGATCGTCGAGCTCTACATCGATCGGATGCAGCGGCGACTGGCCGAACGCCGCCTGGAGCTCGCGGTGACGCCCGACGCGCGGGCGTGGCTCGCCGAGCGCGGCTACGACCCGATCTACGGAGCGAGGCCACTGCGTCGTCTGATGCAGAGCCAGATCGACGACAAGCTCGCCATCGCGATCCTCGACGGGTCGATCCGCGACGGCGACACGGTGCGGGTGGATCTCGACGGGACGACGGACGCCCTCACGGTGCAGCCGCTCGTGCCTCACGCCGTCTAG
- a CDS encoding MDR family MFS transporter: MTEQKTLPDRSAPASDALSPRDRSVITLLLVSAFVVILNETVMGVALPNLMADFGIEAHVGQWLTTAFLLTMAVIIPITGFLIQRVKTRTLFGAAMTLFSIGTLAAAIAPTFEILLVGRVIQASGTAVMMPLLMTTVMTLVSPASRGRMMGNISIVISVAPAVGPTVSGLILEILNWRFIFWLVLPIAVASLILGLSRMKNVGEHTDARIDPVSVVLSVFGFGGIVYGLSSLGEGASGTPIVPVWVPFVVGAAGLALFITRQLLLQRTDRALLDLRTFRSSTFAVTVVLMAAMMMALFGTIILLPIYLQNVLGLEPVEAGLLLLPGGLLMGLGAPFVGRAYDRLGARPLLVPGTIIVAAALWGLAMLATESTPVWTILLLHVVLSAGLSLTFTPLFTAGLGAVEPRLYSHGSAIIGTTQQLAGAAGTTLFVSVMTVGTASLLASGASEVAATAGGVHTAFFYGGAISTLAIIAAFFVRPSPVTADTPAVAHH, encoded by the coding sequence ATGACAGAACAGAAGACTCTCCCCGACCGATCGGCGCCCGCGTCCGACGCTCTCTCCCCGCGAGACCGCTCCGTCATCACGCTGCTTCTCGTCTCGGCGTTCGTCGTCATCCTCAACGAGACGGTCATGGGCGTCGCCCTCCCGAACCTCATGGCGGACTTCGGCATCGAAGCGCACGTCGGACAGTGGCTCACCACCGCCTTCCTTCTCACGATGGCCGTCATCATCCCCATCACGGGGTTCCTCATCCAACGCGTGAAGACGCGGACGCTGTTCGGCGCCGCGATGACGCTCTTCAGCATCGGAACGCTCGCGGCCGCAATCGCGCCCACCTTCGAGATCCTCCTCGTCGGTCGGGTGATTCAGGCGAGCGGGACGGCCGTCATGATGCCTCTGCTCATGACCACCGTCATGACCCTCGTCTCACCCGCCAGCCGCGGACGCATGATGGGCAACATCTCCATCGTCATCTCCGTCGCGCCCGCCGTCGGACCGACCGTCTCCGGCCTCATCCTCGAGATCCTGAACTGGCGCTTCATCTTCTGGCTCGTCCTCCCCATCGCGGTCGCGTCGCTGATCCTCGGCCTCAGCCGGATGAAGAACGTCGGAGAGCACACAGACGCCCGCATCGACCCCGTGTCCGTCGTGCTGTCGGTGTTCGGCTTCGGCGGGATCGTCTACGGCCTCAGCTCACTCGGCGAGGGCGCGAGCGGTACGCCGATCGTTCCCGTGTGGGTGCCGTTCGTCGTCGGCGCCGCCGGCCTCGCTCTGTTCATCACGCGTCAGCTGCTCCTGCAGCGCACCGACCGCGCCCTGCTCGACCTGCGCACGTTCCGCTCCTCGACGTTCGCGGTCACGGTGGTGCTCATGGCCGCGATGATGATGGCCCTCTTCGGCACGATCATCCTGCTCCCCATCTACCTGCAGAACGTGCTGGGGCTCGAGCCGGTCGAGGCCGGCCTGCTCCTCCTGCCGGGCGGCCTGCTCATGGGCCTCGGCGCGCCGTTCGTCGGACGCGCCTACGACCGTCTCGGGGCACGACCGCTCCTCGTACCCGGCACCATCATCGTCGCGGCGGCCCTGTGGGGCCTCGCCATGCTGGCCACCGAGTCGACGCCCGTCTGGACGATCCTCCTGCTGCACGTCGTCCTGAGCGCGGGTCTCTCCCTCACGTTCACCCCGCTCTTTACGGCGGGACTCGGCGCGGTCGAACCGCGTCTCTATTCGCACGGCAGCGCGATCATCGGGACGACCCAGCAGCTCGCCGGTGCGGCGGGCACCACCCTGTTCGTCTCGGTCATGACGGTGGGCACGGCATCACTCCTCGCGAGCGGCGCGAGCGAGGTGGCCGCAACGGCGGGCGGCGTGCACACCGCCTTCTTCTACGGAGGCGCCATCTCCACCCTCGCGATCATCGCGGCGTTCTTCGTGCGTCCGTCGCCGGTGACGGCCGACACCCCGGCCGTCGCGCACCACTGA
- a CDS encoding nitroreductase family protein: MSITTPDRLAHTSVPISEVIAGRWSPRSFDPTAAFEETALVAALEAARWAPSASNTQPWRFIVGRRGTDTFRRIADALVPFNAAWAASSHALVVNIAETSTADGTPLPWAIYDLGQAAATFNLQAHKSGLHTHPVGGFDVDAIRASFGLDERLVPVTVTAVGVLGSPDALESDMLRERETAPRSRKDLDEIVLVND; this comes from the coding sequence ATGAGCATCACGACCCCCGATCGCCTCGCCCACACGAGCGTCCCCATCAGCGAGGTCATCGCCGGCCGATGGAGCCCGCGATCCTTCGACCCGACCGCAGCCTTCGAGGAGACGGCGCTCGTCGCCGCTCTCGAAGCCGCGCGATGGGCTCCCTCCGCGAGCAACACGCAGCCGTGGCGCTTCATCGTCGGACGTCGCGGCACGGACACGTTCCGGCGTATCGCCGACGCGCTCGTCCCCTTCAACGCCGCGTGGGCCGCGAGCTCGCACGCCCTCGTCGTCAACATCGCCGAGACCTCGACCGCCGACGGCACGCCGCTGCCGTGGGCGATCTACGACCTCGGTCAGGCCGCGGCCACGTTCAACCTGCAGGCGCACAAGAGCGGCCTGCACACGCACCCGGTCGGCGGCTTCGACGTGGACGCGATCCGCGCCTCGTTCGGTCTCGACGAGCGGCTCGTTCCCGTCACGGTCACAGCCGTCGGCGTGCTCGGCTCGCCCGACGCCCTCGAGTCGGACATGCTCCGCGAGCGCGAGACCGCACCCCGGTCGCGCAAGGACCTCGACGAGATCGTGCTCGTCAACGACTGA
- the acs gene encoding acetate--CoA ligase → MTDAPPPPSATIANLLDEIRSFPAPAHIAATANVGASWAERAAADPVAFWEEQAHRLDWHTPWHTAHTWEPVRRADDGSLTVPHTEWFSGGRLNVAVNCVDRHVAAGRGDKVALHFEGEPGDRRSITYAELEREVARAANALTALGIGKGDRVVVYLPVIPETVIATLAIARIGAIHSLVFGGFSAEALAFRVHDTGAKLLITTDGQFRRGKAVAVKENADRAVASADAIEHVLVVRRTGQQTPDIPWTDGRDVWWHDALDAAPAEHSPEFFDAETPLFIIYTSGTTGKPKGLVHTSGGYLTQASFTHWAVFDAKPDDVHWCTADLAWVTAHTYEIYGPLSNGLTQVIYEGTPDTPQRTRHFEIIERYGVTTYYTAPTLIRTLSSWFPSGVPSEFDLSSIRLLGTVGEAINPEAWMWFRENIGAGSAPIVDTWWQSETGAAVLAPLPGASTLKPGSATRALPGLGVRIVDEAGDTVPYGSGGYLVVDRPGPSLARTVWGDPERYRDAYWTRFWEQGFFFSGDGAKWDADGDIWVLGRVDDVMNVSGHRLSTIEIESALVSHPDVAEAGVVGVADPVTGHAIAAFVIPSGRDVAESSDPAAWRRRSTALTETLRAHVAEVIGPVAKPRWILAVPDLPKTRSGKIMRRLLVDIADGRPLGDVTSLQDDSVPGTIETIFHTQE, encoded by the coding sequence GTGACCGACGCACCCCCTCCTCCCTCCGCCACGATCGCGAACCTCCTCGACGAGATCCGCTCGTTCCCCGCGCCCGCTCACATCGCGGCGACCGCCAATGTCGGCGCATCCTGGGCCGAACGGGCCGCGGCCGACCCTGTGGCGTTCTGGGAGGAGCAGGCACACCGCCTCGACTGGCACACGCCGTGGCACACCGCCCACACATGGGAGCCCGTGCGCCGTGCCGACGACGGCTCGCTCACCGTCCCCCACACCGAATGGTTCTCCGGCGGCCGCCTCAACGTCGCCGTCAACTGCGTCGACCGTCACGTGGCCGCCGGCCGTGGAGACAAGGTCGCGCTCCACTTCGAGGGCGAGCCCGGCGACAGGCGCAGCATCACCTATGCGGAACTCGAACGCGAGGTCGCCAGGGCGGCGAACGCTCTCACAGCGCTCGGCATCGGGAAGGGCGACCGGGTGGTCGTCTACCTCCCGGTCATCCCCGAGACCGTCATCGCCACTCTCGCGATCGCCCGCATCGGCGCCATCCACTCACTCGTCTTCGGCGGCTTCTCCGCCGAGGCGCTCGCGTTCCGCGTGCACGACACCGGGGCGAAGCTCCTCATCACGACCGACGGACAGTTCCGACGAGGCAAGGCCGTCGCCGTCAAGGAGAACGCCGATCGTGCCGTGGCCAGTGCCGACGCGATCGAGCACGTCCTCGTGGTCCGACGAACGGGGCAGCAGACTCCCGACATCCCGTGGACGGACGGCCGCGACGTGTGGTGGCACGACGCGCTCGATGCCGCGCCCGCCGAGCACTCCCCCGAATTCTTCGACGCCGAGACGCCGCTGTTCATCATCTACACGTCGGGCACCACGGGGAAGCCGAAGGGCCTCGTGCACACGTCCGGCGGCTATCTCACGCAGGCCTCGTTCACCCACTGGGCCGTCTTCGACGCGAAGCCCGACGACGTGCACTGGTGCACAGCCGACCTCGCGTGGGTCACTGCCCACACGTACGAGATCTACGGCCCGCTGTCGAACGGGCTCACCCAGGTGATCTACGAGGGCACGCCAGACACCCCGCAGCGCACGCGGCACTTCGAGATCATCGAGCGGTACGGCGTCACCACCTACTACACGGCCCCCACGCTCATCCGCACGCTCAGCTCGTGGTTCCCGAGCGGGGTGCCGTCCGAATTCGACCTCTCGAGCATCCGGCTCCTCGGAACGGTGGGCGAGGCGATCAACCCCGAGGCGTGGATGTGGTTCCGCGAGAACATCGGGGCGGGCTCGGCCCCGATCGTCGACACGTGGTGGCAGTCCGAGACGGGAGCGGCCGTGCTCGCCCCCCTCCCCGGCGCGAGCACCCTGAAACCCGGATCGGCGACTCGAGCCCTCCCCGGTCTTGGCGTCCGCATCGTCGACGAGGCCGGCGACACGGTGCCATACGGTTCCGGCGGGTACCTCGTGGTGGATCGCCCGGGTCCGTCGCTCGCCCGCACCGTGTGGGGCGACCCGGAGCGCTACCGCGACGCCTACTGGACGCGGTTCTGGGAGCAGGGCTTCTTCTTCTCGGGAGACGGGGCGAAGTGGGACGCCGACGGCGACATCTGGGTGCTGGGCCGAGTCGACGACGTGATGAACGTCTCGGGCCACCGCCTGTCGACGATCGAGATCGAGTCGGCGCTCGTCTCCCACCCCGACGTGGCCGAGGCCGGTGTCGTGGGCGTGGCCGACCCGGTGACCGGCCACGCGATCGCCGCCTTCGTCATCCCGTCGGGGCGCGACGTCGCGGAGTCCAGCGACCCGGCGGCCTGGCGGCGGCGCTCCACCGCACTCACCGAGACCCTCCGCGCTCACGTGGCCGAGGTCATCGGGCCGGTGGCGAAGCCGCGGTGGATCCTCGCCGTTCCCGACCTCCCGAAGACGCGTTCGGGCAAGATCATGCGCCGGCTCCTCGTCGACATCGCCGACGGCCGCCCCCTCGGAGACGTCACGAGCCTGCAGGACGATTCGGTGCCCGGCACCATCGAGACGATCTTCCATACTCAGGAATAG
- a CDS encoding zinc-dependent alcohol dehydrogenase family protein — MHAAVIHAAHDVRFESVPDPVLSTGGDAIVRVVASCVCGSDLWPYRGVTETEEPKRIGHEFVGIVEQVGDDVSRVKVGDFVIAPFYDCDMTCVNCRNGFSTSCLEGGWWGADDRSGAFADGGQGEFVRVPHADGSLVATPEQPSDELIPHLLTLADVMGTGHHAAVSAGVGPGKTVVVVGDGAVGLCAVLASKRLGAERIVAMSRHESRQNLATRFGATDIVAERGDEGVDAIHAMFDGVGADCVLECVGTKESMDQALRSARPGGQVGFVGVPNGGPELPMRRMFGTNVGVRGGVAPVRNYIEELLPEVLSGSLEPGLVFDLELPLSEVAEAYSAMDERRAIKVLLRP, encoded by the coding sequence ATGCATGCAGCCGTCATCCACGCAGCCCACGATGTCCGCTTCGAGTCCGTTCCGGATCCCGTCCTGTCCACCGGGGGCGACGCCATCGTGCGGGTCGTCGCATCGTGCGTGTGCGGCTCCGACCTGTGGCCGTACCGCGGCGTCACCGAGACCGAGGAGCCGAAGCGCATCGGCCACGAATTCGTCGGGATCGTGGAGCAGGTGGGCGACGACGTGAGCCGCGTGAAGGTCGGCGACTTCGTGATCGCGCCCTTCTACGACTGCGACATGACGTGTGTGAACTGTCGCAACGGGTTCAGCACGTCGTGCCTCGAGGGCGGGTGGTGGGGTGCTGACGACCGCTCCGGTGCCTTCGCCGACGGCGGCCAGGGCGAGTTCGTGCGTGTCCCGCACGCCGACGGGTCCCTCGTCGCGACGCCGGAGCAGCCGTCAGACGAGCTCATCCCGCATCTCCTCACCCTCGCCGACGTGATGGGGACCGGGCACCACGCGGCCGTCTCGGCCGGCGTCGGCCCGGGGAAGACGGTCGTCGTCGTGGGCGATGGCGCTGTCGGACTGTGCGCCGTGCTCGCGTCGAAGCGTCTGGGAGCTGAGCGCATCGTCGCGATGTCGCGCCACGAGTCGCGCCAGAACCTCGCAACGCGTTTCGGCGCGACGGACATCGTCGCGGAACGCGGCGACGAGGGCGTCGACGCGATCCACGCCATGTTCGACGGCGTCGGCGCCGATTGCGTGCTCGAGTGCGTCGGAACGAAGGAGTCGATGGACCAGGCTCTCCGCTCGGCCCGTCCGGGTGGCCAGGTGGGCTTCGTCGGAGTGCCGAACGGAGGCCCCGAGCTGCCGATGCGCCGCATGTTCGGAACGAACGTCGGCGTGCGCGGCGGTGTCGCCCCCGTGCGGAACTACATCGAGGAACTCCTCCCCGAGGTGCTGTCAGGCAGCCTCGAGCCCGGTCTCGTCTTCGATCTCGAGCTGCCGCTCTCGGAGGTCGCGGAGGCCTACTCCGCGATGGACGAGCGGCGCGCCATCAAGGTGCTGCTCCGCCCCTGA